Proteins from a single region of Sinorhizobium alkalisoli:
- a CDS encoding PhzF family phenazine biosynthesis protein, whose product MARRYAIYDVFTSRRLEGNPLAVVFDADDLSDAAMQAIAQEFNLSETVFIHRPASTAHSARLRIFTPSQELPFAGHPTVGAAVAIAEDLYGEPERGLDLMQVLEEKVGPVRAAVRLKPGQATFAEFDLPRKPVRLDARFERQAIADAVSLKATQIGFENHVISFWSAGVPFVMVPLHDIAAVAAVEFDPQRWEQLAPLAEGRLAGAYLYCRGGINHMARFHARMFAPEMGIAEDPATGAAAAALAGAINVFDELVDGHHPMLIEQGVEMGRPSFIHLHLDVVAGRISTARIGGHAVKIAGGEMMV is encoded by the coding sequence ATGGCACGGCGCTACGCGATCTACGACGTCTTCACCAGCAGGCGCCTGGAGGGCAACCCGCTTGCCGTGGTGTTCGATGCCGATGACCTGAGCGATGCGGCCATGCAGGCGATCGCGCAGGAATTCAACCTTTCGGAGACCGTTTTCATTCACCGGCCGGCAAGCACCGCCCATTCGGCGCGGCTCAGGATCTTCACTCCCTCGCAGGAGCTGCCCTTTGCCGGGCACCCGACGGTCGGCGCGGCGGTTGCGATCGCGGAGGACCTGTACGGAGAGCCCGAAAGAGGGCTCGATCTCATGCAGGTGCTCGAGGAGAAGGTCGGGCCGGTGCGCGCGGCGGTGCGGCTGAAACCGGGGCAGGCGACCTTTGCCGAATTCGATCTGCCGCGCAAGCCGGTCCGGCTCGATGCCCGTTTCGAAAGACAGGCGATCGCCGATGCGGTGAGTCTCAAGGCGACGCAGATCGGTTTTGAAAATCACGTCATCTCGTTCTGGAGCGCGGGCGTTCCCTTCGTCATGGTGCCGCTGCACGACATCGCGGCGGTGGCGGCCGTGGAGTTCGATCCTCAGCGCTGGGAGCAGCTCGCGCCGCTCGCCGAAGGCCGGCTCGCCGGCGCCTATCTTTATTGTCGCGGTGGCATCAACCACATGGCGCGCTTCCACGCCCGCATGTTCGCGCCCGAGATGGGCATCGCGGAGGACCCGGCGACCGGGGCTGCCGCGGCGGCCCTTGCCGGTGCGATCAATGTCTTCGACGAACTGGTGGATGGCCACCATCCGATGTTGATCGAGCAGGGCGTCGAAATGGGCCGCCCCTCCTTCATCCACCTGCATCTCGATGTCGTCGCCGGCCGGATTTCCACTGCCCGCATCGGCGGACATGCGGTGAAGATCGCCGGGGGTGAGATGATGGTCTGA
- a CDS encoding MFS transporter: MTDETISRRRLPAGVWALGFVSMFMDISSEMIHALLPVYMVAVLGTSAFTVGVIEGIAEATASITKIFSGAISDWLGRRKLLAALGYGLAALTKPIFPLAPSVEWLMFARFVDRIGKGIRGAPRDALVADIAPPELRGASFGLRQSLDTVGAFIGPLLAIGLMWLTADHFQAVFWFAVIPAFLSVGVILIAVREPERPKELRRVRMPLRRDELRRLGPSYWWVVAIAAVFTLARFSEAFLILRAQSIGIAPALVPIVLVVMSLAYALSAYPVGVLSDRVDRFTLLVLGLALLLAADLVLAVTTGIAALGAGVVLWGLHMGFTQGLLTTLVAETAPPELRGTAFGMFNLVSGVATLLASIIAGTLWDFAGPEATFLAGAGFTAIAIVGLFSIRSRLKRRSSNG; encoded by the coding sequence ATGACGGATGAGACGATTTCGCGTCGGCGCCTGCCCGCCGGTGTCTGGGCACTCGGCTTCGTATCGATGTTCATGGACATCTCGTCCGAGATGATCCACGCGCTCCTGCCCGTCTACATGGTCGCTGTTCTCGGCACCTCCGCCTTCACCGTCGGCGTTATCGAGGGAATTGCCGAAGCGACGGCCTCGATCACCAAGATCTTTTCCGGCGCGATCAGCGACTGGCTGGGACGGCGGAAACTCCTGGCCGCCCTTGGCTACGGTCTGGCGGCGCTCACAAAGCCGATCTTTCCGCTTGCCCCTTCCGTCGAATGGCTCATGTTCGCCCGTTTCGTCGACCGGATCGGCAAGGGCATTCGCGGCGCGCCGCGCGACGCGCTCGTCGCCGATATCGCGCCGCCGGAACTGCGCGGCGCCAGCTTTGGCCTGCGCCAATCGCTCGATACGGTCGGCGCCTTCATCGGCCCGCTGCTTGCCATCGGACTCATGTGGCTGACGGCGGATCATTTCCAGGCGGTCTTCTGGTTCGCGGTGATCCCGGCATTCCTGTCCGTCGGCGTGATCCTCATCGCCGTGCGCGAACCGGAACGGCCGAAGGAACTGCGCCGGGTACGGATGCCGTTGCGTCGCGACGAGTTGCGCCGGCTCGGACCATCCTATTGGTGGGTGGTCGCCATTGCCGCCGTCTTCACGCTTGCCCGCTTCAGCGAGGCCTTTCTCATCCTGCGCGCCCAATCGATCGGTATTGCCCCGGCGCTCGTCCCGATCGTGCTCGTCGTCATGAGTCTCGCCTACGCGCTGTCGGCCTATCCGGTCGGCGTCCTTTCCGACCGCGTCGATCGCTTCACCCTGCTCGTCCTCGGTCTCGCCCTGCTCCTGGCTGCCGATCTCGTCCTCGCCGTGACCACCGGCATCGCGGCGCTCGGCGCCGGTGTCGTTCTCTGGGGCCTGCATATGGGATTCACCCAGGGCCTGCTCACGACACTCGTCGCCGAAACTGCACCACCGGAACTACGCGGAACCGCCTTCGGCATGTTCAATCTGGTTTCCGGCGTGGCTACTCTCCTTGCAAGCATCATTGCCGGCACGCTCTGGGATTTTGCCGGGCCCGAGGCGACCTTCCTCGCCGGTGCCGGTTTCACGGCGATCGCCATCGTGGGCCTCTTTTCCATTCGCTCCCGCTTGAAGCGCCGCAGTTCCAACGGCTGA
- a CDS encoding ArsR/SmtB family transcription factor — protein MSSTKPKQAIYESLAEVAQALGHAHRLELLEHLAQGARSVEELSARASLTFANTSRHLQILRRARLVETERRGKHVLYRLDGDTEVVALMNALGRLGERNVAEVNRIMADYFRARDTLEPVSREDLVSRLHDGLATVLDVRPEDEFALGHLPGALNIPFGELERRLDELPADREVIAYCRGPYCVLSFEAVAELRSRGYLVRRLEDGYPEWKAAGLPVEAAE, from the coding sequence GTGTCAAGTACCAAACCGAAACAGGCGATCTATGAAAGTCTCGCAGAGGTGGCACAGGCGCTCGGCCACGCGCACCGGCTCGAACTCTTGGAGCACCTCGCGCAAGGGGCGCGAAGCGTCGAAGAGCTCTCCGCCAGAGCGAGCCTCACATTCGCCAATACGTCGCGTCACCTTCAGATCCTGCGGCGCGCGCGCCTTGTCGAGACCGAACGCCGCGGCAAGCACGTGCTCTATCGCCTTGACGGCGACACCGAAGTGGTCGCGTTGATGAATGCGCTCGGACGCCTCGGTGAACGAAACGTGGCCGAGGTCAACCGCATTATGGCGGACTATTTCCGCGCGCGCGACACGTTGGAGCCAGTATCACGAGAAGACCTGGTATCGAGGCTGCACGATGGTCTTGCTACCGTCCTCGATGTCCGTCCCGAGGACGAGTTCGCGCTCGGCCATCTTCCCGGTGCGCTCAACATCCCGTTCGGCGAGCTGGAACGCCGGCTCGACGAACTTCCCGCCGACCGCGAGGTCATCGCCTACTGCCGTGGTCCCTACTGCGTCCTCTCCTTCGAAGCGGTCGCGGAGCTGAGGTCCCGCGGTTATCTCGTCCGCCGGCTCGAGGACGGCTATCCCGAATGGAAGGCGGCCGGGCTGCCCGTCGAAGCAGCCGAGTGA
- a CDS encoding MBL fold metallo-hydrolase: protein MILRQFLHAGPVAISYLFGCGGKATVAVVDPVGDINVYLRAAEDAGMRIHFVIDTHVHADHLSAGRTLAAAAGAEYVLSANADVSFPFKAARDGDVLTLGNVTATVLHTPGHTPEHLSLLVTDHTRTEEPWFVFTGHTLMVGDLGRTELAVSAEEGARGLFQSVSRLKALPDYVEILPGAHAGSVCGRRLSGKPWSTIGFEKRHNEAFRIEEEAEFIRFMLAEIPPPPPEAAVIRAANSALEAAAISRRPAPHQSRQ, encoded by the coding sequence ATGATCCTCCGCCAGTTCCTGCACGCCGGCCCGGTCGCAATTTCCTACCTCTTCGGCTGCGGCGGCAAGGCCACCGTGGCCGTTGTCGATCCGGTCGGCGACATCAATGTCTATCTGCGCGCGGCCGAAGACGCCGGCATGCGCATTCACTTCGTCATCGACACGCATGTCCATGCCGACCATTTGTCGGCTGGCCGCACGCTCGCGGCGGCGGCCGGCGCCGAGTACGTGCTCTCGGCCAATGCGGATGTGTCGTTTCCGTTCAAGGCGGCGCGCGACGGCGACGTCCTGACGCTCGGCAACGTCACCGCCACGGTGTTGCACACCCCCGGCCACACCCCCGAGCATCTCTCTCTGCTCGTCACCGACCACACACGCACCGAGGAACCCTGGTTCGTTTTCACCGGCCATACGCTGATGGTCGGCGATCTCGGCCGCACCGAGCTCGCCGTAAGCGCCGAAGAGGGCGCAAGAGGCCTGTTCCAGAGCGTAAGCCGGCTCAAAGCGCTTCCCGACTATGTCGAGATCCTCCCTGGCGCCCATGCCGGCTCGGTCTGCGGCCGGCGGTTGAGCGGTAAGCCATGGTCCACCATCGGCTTCGAGAAGCGTCACAACGAGGCATTCCGTATAGAAGAGGAAGCGGAATTCATTCGCTTCATGCTCGCCGAGATTCCTCCGCCCCCACCTGAGGCCGCAGTGATCAGAGCCGCCAATTCCGCCCTTGAGGCGGCCGCGATATCAAGAAGGCCGGCTCCTCATCAGTCCAGGCAATGA
- a CDS encoding MFS transporter, translated as MTTPTVSLGLRENWRQFALLVLINAFVGGMVGIERTVVPLIGSEEFHLASTTLIVSFIVSFGMVKAFANLVSGQFADSWGRKRVLVLGWLVGLPVPFMIIWAPSWKWIIAANALLGINQGLAWSMTVIMKVDLVGPKSRGLAVGLNEFAGYLAVGVTAFLTGYLASEYGLRPVPIYLGIGYAVLGSALSVLLVRDTRDHVHLEASSHARQALPISFREVFALTSFKDRNLFAASQAGLVNNLNDGMSWGMFPLFFASFGLGVERIGILKAIYPATWGILQIATGPLSDRWGRKGLIVAGMWVQAAGLFLTAATGRFEWWLVGSLLLGLGTAMVYPSLIAAVSDASHPAWRARSLSVYRFWRDLGYAIGALSAGLIADRFGLSAAIASIAALTFVSGAIVAVLMREHAASALDPAQRTTPASEAE; from the coding sequence ATGACGACTCCAACCGTCAGTTTGGGGCTCAGGGAGAACTGGCGGCAATTCGCACTCCTCGTGCTGATCAACGCCTTTGTAGGCGGCATGGTCGGCATCGAGCGCACCGTCGTTCCGCTCATCGGTTCGGAAGAATTCCATCTCGCCTCCACGACACTCATCGTCTCGTTCATCGTCAGCTTCGGTATGGTGAAGGCCTTTGCCAATCTGGTCTCCGGCCAGTTCGCCGATAGCTGGGGGCGAAAGCGCGTCCTGGTTCTCGGCTGGCTCGTCGGCCTCCCGGTCCCCTTCATGATCATCTGGGCGCCGAGCTGGAAATGGATCATCGCCGCCAATGCCCTTCTCGGCATCAATCAGGGGCTTGCCTGGTCGATGACCGTGATCATGAAGGTCGATCTGGTCGGGCCGAAGTCACGCGGACTGGCGGTGGGGCTGAACGAGTTCGCGGGCTATCTCGCCGTCGGCGTGACGGCGTTCCTCACGGGCTACCTCGCATCGGAATATGGACTGCGTCCGGTGCCGATCTATCTCGGAATCGGGTATGCGGTTCTGGGCAGCGCGCTATCGGTCCTGCTCGTGCGTGACACACGCGACCATGTTCATTTGGAAGCCTCGTCACATGCTCGACAAGCTCTGCCGATCAGCTTCCGTGAAGTCTTCGCGCTCACCTCGTTCAAGGATCGCAACCTGTTCGCCGCCTCGCAGGCCGGTCTCGTCAACAATCTAAACGACGGCATGAGTTGGGGCATGTTTCCCCTGTTCTTCGCCTCCTTCGGTTTGGGCGTCGAGCGCATCGGTATCCTCAAGGCGATCTACCCCGCGACCTGGGGCATTCTGCAGATCGCCACCGGCCCCTTGAGCGACCGCTGGGGGCGCAAGGGCCTGATCGTCGCCGGCATGTGGGTGCAGGCAGCCGGTCTGTTCCTGACCGCGGCGACGGGCCGGTTCGAATGGTGGCTCGTCGGCAGCCTGCTTCTCGGCCTTGGCACGGCCATGGTCTATCCGAGCTTGATCGCCGCCGTGTCGGACGCCTCGCATCCGGCCTGGCGCGCCCGTTCGCTCAGCGTCTACCGCTTCTGGAGGGATCTCGGCTACGCAATCGGTGCGCTCTCCGCAGGTCTCATCGCCGATCGCTTCGGGCTTTCGGCAGCGATTGCATCAATCGCCGCCCTGACCTTCGTCTCTGGTGCCATTGTCGCGGTGCTCATGCGCGAGCATGCGGCGAGCGCTCTTGATCCTGCGCAACGGACCACGCCGGCCAGTGAAGCAGAATGA
- a CDS encoding NUDIX hydrolase: MALIESNQPHWPAEGTVFPVSEVDVRVVAGPHPFHLGQAERVRENWRQEIAANPHLFDGEMVLQRSIRISDGRIDAEAHVVPYSTFLWWRKTRAPGACHLFGMPVLVSSDGAFIAIRMGAHTANAGRVYSPGGSLEPEDIVGGRCDVAANIAREVREETGIVLREADAEPGWQVIHMEGTVTVFRVFRLRSAADEIVARVAAHVAADPHPEIDEAVAIRSSAPGAHDYPGFMPPILEWLFARNGG, from the coding sequence ATGGCTCTCATCGAAAGCAACCAACCGCACTGGCCGGCGGAAGGCACGGTTTTTCCCGTCTCCGAGGTCGATGTGAGGGTCGTCGCCGGACCGCATCCGTTCCACCTCGGGCAGGCTGAGAGGGTGCGGGAGAACTGGCGGCAGGAGATCGCGGCGAATCCGCATCTCTTCGACGGCGAGATGGTGCTGCAGCGGTCGATCCGTATTTCGGACGGGCGTATCGATGCCGAGGCGCATGTCGTTCCCTATTCGACTTTTCTCTGGTGGCGGAAGACGCGTGCTCCGGGAGCCTGTCATCTCTTCGGCATGCCGGTGCTCGTCTCTTCCGACGGGGCCTTCATCGCAATTCGCATGGGCGCGCACACGGCCAATGCCGGACGGGTCTACAGCCCGGGCGGCTCGCTCGAACCGGAGGATATTGTCGGCGGGCGCTGCGACGTGGCCGCCAACATCGCGCGCGAGGTGAGGGAGGAGACGGGGATCGTGCTTCGCGAGGCAGATGCCGAACCGGGCTGGCAGGTCATCCATATGGAGGGCACCGTCACCGTCTTCCGCGTGTTCCGGCTGCGATCCGCGGCGGACGAGATCGTCGCGCGGGTGGCGGCCCATGTCGCGGCCGATCCGCATCCGGAGATCGACGAGGCGGTGGCGATCCGCTCGTCGGCCCCCGGGGCGCACGATTATCCGGGATTCATGCCGCCGATCCTTGAGTGGCTTTTTGCGCGAAACGGGGGTTAG
- a CDS encoding endonuclease/exonuclease/phosphatase family protein: protein MSLRLATFNVENLMSRFDFSGFRNQLKQDRVLRLFDVRSEAEYQRLEEARTIAHTDDTRQMSALAIADCDADILCLQEADSLAALQAFEYGYLFRMVDNGYRQKYLIEGNDSRGIDVAVLMREETRDGQKIECLDVKSHAALTYQDLDLFNDRLAQTNQPGDRIFRRDCLEVELSIGGGPLTLYVVHFKSMGPARDGMDGRQATMAQRIAEAAAVRHIVESRFGRGRTADEMFAICGDMNDYQEKVEIHGDRRNGYEFVPRRETMSALDVFTKDGFVENPMLKRPVLDRWTLFHSRGPAERHLCQLDYIWLSPALASRNAAHVPEIIRAGQPFRTIFPAGQEVERYPRTGWDRPKASDHCPVVMTLDI from the coding sequence ATGTCGCTTCGTCTTGCCACCTTCAATGTCGAAAACCTCATGAGCCGTTTCGACTTTTCCGGCTTCCGCAACCAGCTGAAGCAGGATCGGGTGCTCAGGCTCTTCGACGTGCGCAGCGAGGCGGAGTATCAGAGGCTCGAGGAGGCGCGCACGATCGCGCATACGGACGACACGCGGCAGATGTCGGCCTTGGCGATTGCCGACTGCGACGCCGATATTCTCTGCCTGCAGGAGGCCGACAGTTTGGCGGCGCTGCAGGCCTTCGAGTATGGCTATCTCTTCCGAATGGTCGACAACGGCTATCGCCAGAAATACCTGATCGAGGGCAACGATTCGCGCGGCATCGACGTGGCGGTGCTGATGCGGGAGGAGACGCGCGATGGGCAGAAGATCGAGTGCCTGGATGTGAAAAGCCATGCGGCGCTGACCTATCAGGATCTCGATCTCTTCAACGATCGACTGGCGCAGACGAACCAGCCGGGCGACCGGATATTCCGGCGCGACTGCCTCGAAGTGGAGCTGAGCATCGGCGGGGGGCCGCTCACGCTCTACGTCGTGCACTTCAAGTCGATGGGACCGGCGCGCGACGGGATGGACGGGCGGCAGGCGACAATGGCGCAGCGCATCGCGGAGGCCGCGGCCGTGCGCCACATCGTCGAGAGTCGCTTCGGCCGCGGCCGGACGGCGGACGAGATGTTCGCCATCTGCGGCGACATGAATGATTATCAGGAGAAGGTGGAGATCCACGGCGATCGGCGCAACGGCTACGAATTCGTGCCGCGGCGGGAGACGATGAGCGCGCTCGATGTCTTCACCAAGGACGGATTCGTCGAAAATCCGATGCTCAAGCGGCCGGTGCTCGACCGCTGGACCCTGTTCCACAGCCGGGGACCCGCGGAGCGGCATCTCTGCCAGCTCGACTATATCTGGCTCTCGCCGGCGCTCGCCAGCCGCAACGCGGCCCACGTCCCGGAAATCATCCGCGCCGGCCAGCCTTTCCGGACGATCTTTCCTGCGGGCCAGGAGGTGGAGCGTTATCCGCGCACCGGCTGGGACCGGCCTAAGGCCTCCGACCATTGCCCGGTGGTCATGACCCTGGATATCTGA
- a CDS encoding TIGR02594 family protein, producing the protein MKVMVFLTAAFVALASPDISYAGMLNQAQKYAGLHEVKHNRKLRTVLGVNPARTPWCGHFMGLIARLTGRTPPEGYGIARSWLRFGAPVRLAYARPGDVVVVRAGRGYHVGILAKMSQTRAQLIGGNQSGRVQFSYFSRGRVVAVRR; encoded by the coding sequence ATGAAGGTCATGGTGTTTCTGACTGCGGCATTTGTCGCGCTTGCGTCCCCCGATATCAGCTATGCCGGCATGCTCAACCAGGCCCAGAAATATGCCGGTCTGCACGAAGTCAAGCACAACCGCAAACTGCGCACCGTGCTCGGCGTCAATCCCGCACGCACGCCCTGGTGCGGCCATTTCATGGGGCTGATCGCCCGATTGACCGGCCGCACACCGCCGGAAGGATACGGCATCGCCCGCTCGTGGCTGCGCTTCGGCGCCCCGGTACGGCTCGCCTACGCCCGCCCGGGCGACGTTGTCGTCGTCAGGGCAGGGCGGGGCTATCACGTCGGCATCCTTGCGAAAATGTCGCAAACACGGGCGCAACTCATCGGCGGCAACCAGTCCGGCCGGGTCCAGTTCTCCTACTTCAGCCGCGGCCGGGTGGTCGCGGTCAGACGGTAG
- a CDS encoding TadE/TadG family type IV pilus assembly protein: protein MMAKRFRAQFGKLADSRDGNFAVLGAIAFVPIIGAAALALDFVGAYLEAEKIQNALDAAALGSVRAYGEGATEDAASKEGAKFFWSNYSLPQDVVAEALASPMDTPTEEALKVSFTRDVNEDTATAEYAVAYTPLFLERAPFQIRRQAVAARAAGAEACILALHYTAQRGFNVSGSAIVDLTGCAVVSNSNYSESIYVGGTSTLKAECLYAAGAIYGSPQDITLACDHAVEGSPRVPDPFASKAMPKTSAWVDLSGCGQDYISGGGGNGDCNGTGKTPKKTDGYVVTLKPGTYGTLDVKRSVNLEPGNYIIDGGRLELAAQSVVTGKGVTFFLMNGAELLIRGGATFDISPSLTGDWAGFSIVAEHGNTEPAVINGNSNSSLTGIVYLPDVAELQYSGNGLTSGECIRLIAQEITMIGNATFKMDCSAELADKQLNYPGTIRLVR, encoded by the coding sequence ATGATGGCCAAGCGGTTCCGTGCGCAATTCGGGAAACTGGCAGACAGCAGGGACGGGAATTTTGCGGTACTGGGCGCCATCGCCTTCGTGCCGATCATAGGCGCAGCGGCGCTGGCGCTCGATTTCGTCGGCGCCTATCTCGAAGCGGAAAAGATCCAGAATGCACTGGATGCCGCGGCGCTCGGATCCGTGAGAGCCTATGGCGAGGGGGCGACCGAAGACGCCGCCTCAAAGGAAGGCGCGAAGTTCTTCTGGAGCAATTATTCGCTGCCGCAGGATGTCGTGGCCGAAGCTTTGGCCTCGCCGATGGACACCCCGACGGAGGAGGCGTTGAAGGTGAGCTTCACCCGCGACGTCAACGAAGACACGGCCACGGCGGAATATGCCGTGGCATATACGCCGCTGTTCCTCGAGCGCGCGCCGTTCCAGATCCGGCGCCAGGCGGTGGCGGCGAGAGCCGCGGGCGCAGAAGCCTGTATCCTGGCCCTTCACTATACGGCCCAGCGGGGCTTCAATGTCAGCGGCAGCGCGATCGTGGACCTGACCGGATGCGCCGTCGTCTCCAATTCGAACTACAGTGAGTCCATTTATGTCGGTGGTACGAGCACGCTGAAAGCGGAATGTCTCTATGCGGCGGGGGCCATCTACGGCTCGCCGCAGGACATCACGCTTGCCTGCGACCATGCGGTGGAGGGATCGCCGCGCGTGCCCGATCCCTTCGCGAGCAAGGCGATGCCGAAGACGTCCGCCTGGGTCGATCTCTCGGGTTGCGGCCAGGATTATATCAGCGGCGGCGGCGGCAACGGCGATTGCAACGGCACCGGCAAGACCCCAAAGAAGACCGACGGCTACGTGGTGACGCTGAAGCCCGGCACCTACGGCACGCTCGACGTCAAGAGAAGCGTCAATCTGGAGCCCGGAAACTACATCATCGACGGCGGTCGCCTCGAACTCGCCGCCCAGTCCGTGGTGACCGGCAAGGGCGTCACCTTCTTCCTGATGAACGGGGCCGAGCTCTTGATCCGCGGCGGCGCCACCTTCGACATCTCGCCGTCGCTCACCGGTGACTGGGCCGGTTTCTCGATCGTCGCCGAACATGGGAATACCGAGCCGGCGGTGATCAACGGCAACAGCAACTCATCGCTGACCGGCATCGTCTACCTGCCGGATGTGGCCGAACTGCAATATTCCGGCAACGGGCTCACCAGCGGCGAGTGCATCCGGCTGATCGCCCAGGAGATCACCATGATCGGCAATGCCACGTTCAAGATGGACTGCAGCGCCGAACTCGCCGACAAGCAACTGAACTATCCGGGCACGATCCGGCTCGTGCGCTAA
- a CDS encoding adenylate/guanylate cyclase domain-containing protein, translated as MRRLAAIMDADVVGYSRLMGRDETGTFQALKACRNAFIAPAVAEHGGRVVKQTGDGTLAEFSSVVDSVACAMAIQKRMAERDGRAGAEDLQLRIGIHLGDVIVEDGDIHGDGVTVAARLQSLAPPGGICVSQQVHDQVASKLDFPLSDFGRRTLRDGHAPIRVWRWQPDGTDGPVAETPADDRPPPDQKRPSMAVLPFANLSSVDGQEHFSDGFTEELIATLARCRWLRVVARNSSFAYKGAAIDVRKVAEDLGVKYVIEGSIRRAGNRIRITAQLLSGETGMLLWAERYDRMLDDVFVLQDEIAGQITGTIQPELGIIEFAALRGHTAADLNAWNIYLKGLWHLYKFNLDDLRIAKELFERAIELEPGFAQAHARLAYVHIQLGWYGPLSERAERIGDAIALAERAIVLDSREPAAHVALGRALALGGQPERGINHLRNALRLDASFAQGHFALGQALCYVERPEEAIAEIKEAFRLSPRDPHLWTFHNMLAIAHYQSGRLDEAAAAARASLRQENVTFWPAMVLAAVLGAEGPTAETREAVSDILRRRPDLTTATARAEFYFGDRPAMSEQFVDRFVNDLRRAGLPE; from the coding sequence ATGAGGCGGCTGGCAGCGATCATGGATGCCGACGTCGTCGGCTACAGCCGATTGATGGGGCGGGACGAAACGGGAACCTTCCAGGCATTGAAGGCGTGCCGCAATGCTTTTATCGCGCCTGCCGTTGCCGAGCATGGCGGACGCGTCGTGAAACAGACGGGTGATGGTACCCTTGCGGAATTCTCGAGCGTCGTCGATTCCGTCGCCTGCGCCATGGCAATCCAGAAACGAATGGCTGAACGCGACGGGCGGGCCGGCGCCGAAGACCTGCAACTGCGTATCGGCATCCATTTGGGCGACGTCATCGTGGAGGACGGCGATATTCACGGCGACGGCGTCACGGTTGCCGCCCGACTGCAGAGCCTCGCTCCCCCGGGCGGCATCTGCGTTTCCCAGCAGGTCCATGACCAGGTCGCATCGAAGCTCGACTTCCCGTTGAGCGATTTCGGCCGGCGGACGCTCCGCGACGGCCATGCGCCGATACGCGTGTGGCGATGGCAGCCGGACGGCACCGACGGCCCCGTGGCCGAGACACCCGCCGACGACCGGCCGCCCCCGGATCAAAAGCGCCCGTCGATGGCCGTCCTGCCCTTCGCCAATCTCTCGAGCGTCGACGGCCAGGAACATTTTTCGGACGGTTTTACCGAAGAGCTCATTGCCACCCTTGCCCGCTGCCGCTGGCTCCGGGTCGTCGCCCGCAACTCCTCCTTCGCCTACAAGGGCGCCGCCATCGATGTCCGCAAGGTCGCCGAGGACCTTGGCGTCAAATATGTGATCGAAGGCAGCATCCGCCGCGCGGGCAACCGCATCCGCATCACCGCGCAATTGCTGAGCGGTGAAACCGGCATGCTGCTCTGGGCGGAACGCTACGACCGGATGCTCGACGACGTGTTCGTGCTGCAGGACGAGATTGCCGGCCAGATCACCGGCACAATCCAGCCGGAGCTCGGCATCATCGAATTCGCCGCGCTGCGCGGCCACACCGCCGCCGACCTTAACGCCTGGAACATCTATCTGAAGGGCCTCTGGCATCTCTATAAATTCAATCTCGACGACCTCAGGATCGCCAAGGAGTTGTTCGAGCGGGCGATCGAGCTCGAACCCGGCTTCGCCCAGGCCCATGCGCGCCTCGCCTATGTCCATATCCAGCTCGGCTGGTACGGCCCGCTTTCCGAACGCGCCGAGCGCATCGGCGACGCCATCGCCCTGGCCGAGCGGGCGATCGTGCTCGACAGCCGTGAACCGGCCGCGCATGTGGCCCTCGGCCGGGCGCTTGCCCTCGGCGGCCAGCCGGAACGCGGCATCAATCATCTTCGCAATGCGTTGAGACTGGATGCGAGCTTCGCGCAGGGCCATTTCGCCCTCGGGCAGGCGCTCTGCTATGTCGAGCGGCCGGAGGAAGCCATTGCCGAGATCAAGGAGGCGTTCCGGCTGAGCCCGCGCGATCCGCATCTCTGGACGTTTCACAACATGCTGGCGATCGCGCATTATCAATCGGGCCGCCTCGACGAGGCCGCCGCGGCGGCACGGGCATCGCTCCGCCAGGAAAACGTCACCTTCTGGCCGGCCATGGTGCTGGCAGCGGTCCTCGGCGCCGAGGGACCGACCGCCGAGACCCGCGAAGCCGTCTCGGATATTCTCCGCCGACGCCCCGACCTGACGACGGCGACGGCGCGGGCCGAATTCTATTTCGGCGACCGCCCGGCCATGTCGGAACAATTCGTCGACCGCTTCGTCAATGACCTGCGCCGCGCCGGCCTGCCGGAATAG